A genomic region of Cannabis sativa cultivar Pink pepper isolate KNU-18-1 chromosome 1, ASM2916894v1, whole genome shotgun sequence contains the following coding sequences:
- the LOC115703896 gene encoding uncharacterized protein LOC115703896, which produces MNLQGIRVDLRCRIFPATLTDTAQQWFTKLPPGRITSWDEFEGLFYTQFSSARQIPTELGDLVAIKQKPDEPLKDYIQRFMQEATKVKNLSDDGKRAAIMGGILVGSRLWKDTRRKPTHTMRDFLDRADEFIKLEEAERNAQNFNHTKNKKNGTSSNSQSSQGGNARNGSNNGKRGNNSNGGNNNDNKRLKNTPEPARRDPIPRFTTYSLLLDTRENIYNATHSVVPYRKPYPMRKDISKRDMNKFCRFHNDYGHDTDECNNLKEEIEFLIRQNNPNLKRYVRRDNDRPQRQQQQQQAVGDDQQLLPPPVAGRLDIISGGPHLAGNSGKSREKYARSLRHELGNDVLVVQERAPKQPRYEHELITFSEEDTKHVRYPHNDPLVVEVQIANMIVARTMIDNGSSANILFKSSLERMGLGAKDLEPCEHLIYGFTGSGMAPAGLIKLPLTVGTAPKSVTIMALFVVLDTISPYNALIGHPTLYDLKAVTSIFHLLVKFPTKGGIGYWKGNQIVARECYNLSIATKEKAAKSLKATASSSQQ; this is translated from the coding sequence ATGAACCTTCAAGGAATCAGGGTTGACCTTAGGTGTCGAATTTTCCCTGCAACCCTCACGGACACGGCGCAACAATGGTTTACTAAACTACCCCCAGGAAGAATTACTTCTTGGGATGAGTTTGAGGGGTTATTTTACACCCAATTCTCTTCAGCCCGACAGATACCAACAGAGTTGGGTGACTTAGTCGCCATCAAGCAGAAGCCTGATGAGCCACTAAAAGACTACATTCAACGTTTTATGCAAGAGGCAACCAAAGTAAAAAATCTAAGCGATGATGGCAAGCGGGCCGCCATCATGGGAGGCATCCTTGTGGGAAGTCGGCTATGGAAAGATACAAGGCGGAAACCAACCCATACTATGAGAGACTTTCTTGACAGAGCAGATGAATTTATTAAATTGGAAGAAGCCGAGCGAAACGCTCAAAACTTCAACCAcactaagaataaaaaaaacgGAACAAGCTCAAATAGTCAAAGCTCTCAAGGGGGTAACGCTAGGAATGGCTCCAACAATGGTAAGAGAGGGAATAACAGTAATGGCGGTAACAACAATGATAACAAAAGACTAAAGAATACCCCCGAGCCAGCCAGGCGAGATCCAATTCCAAGGTTCACCACCTATAGCCTGCTCCTGGACACAAGAGAAAATATCTACAATGCAACTCACTCAGTGGTACCGTACCGCAAACCTTATCCCATGAGAAAGGACATTAGCAAACGCGACATGAACAAGTTTTGTCGATTCCACAATGACTACGGTCATGACACCGATGAGTGCAATAATCTGAAGGAGGAAATAGAGTTTCTCATCAGACAAAACAACCCCAACTTGAAAAGATATGTACGACGGGACAATGACCGGCCCCaacgacaacaacaacaacaacaagcagTTGGAGATGACCAACAATTGTTACCTCCCCCCGTTGCGGGCCGTTTGGACATTATATCTGGAGGACCTCACCTTGCGGGGAACTCCGGAAAGTCCCGAGAGAAGTACGCTCGGTCTCTGCGACATGAGCTGGGTAATGATGTGTTGGTTGTCCAAGAGCGAGCTCCCAAGCAACCTCGTTATGAACATGAGTTAATCACGTTCTCTGAAGAGGACACCAAACACGTTCGATATCCACACAACGACCCCTTGGTAGTAGAGGTACAAATCGCCAATATGATTGTGGCAAGGACAATGATTGATAATGGGTCATCAGCCAATATCCTCTTCAAGTCCTCATTGGAAAGGATGGGTTTGGGAGCAAAGGATTTAGAGCCCTGCGAACATCTCATCTATGGATTCACAGGAAGTGGCATGGCACCGGCTGGACTTATTAAGTTACCATTGACAGTGGGAACAGCCCCCAAGAGTGTCACTATCATGGCATTATTCGTGGTATTGGATACAATCTCTCCCTACAACGCCTTAATCGGCCACCCAACCCTGTATGACCTGAAAGCAGTCACTTCTATCTTTCACCTCCTCGTCAAGTTTCCTACCAAGGGTGGAATTGGCTACTGGAAGGGCAATCAAATAGTAGCACGAGAGTGTTACAACCTATCCATCGCAACCAAGGAGAAAGCAGCCAAATCCCTCAAAGCTACGGCGAGTAGTTCTCAACAATGA
- the LOC115705857 gene encoding ATP-dependent Clp protease proteolytic subunit 3, chloroplastic produces the protein MEMSLAYAGSPSSSLCPNHGVLRTLLPISTLEKSFGPSSSCNLGSLTSGHTERRRGAPAIRALKSAPSSRRTLSSNWDISQDCFSATSAPSWMPRLEELDTTNMLLRQRIIFLGSQVDDVTADFIISQLLFLDAEDSTKDITLFINSPGGSVTAGMGIYDAMKLCKADVSTVCLGLAASMGAFLLASGTKGKRFCMPNSRVMIHQPLGTAGGKASEMGIRIREMVYHKIKLNKIFSRITGKPESQIEQDTDRDNFMNAWEAKEYGLIDEVIDDGKPGLVAPLSDAAPPPKTRVWDMWKVEGSRKAKKNLPSEDKMLQNGNNGGPSEKETPASV, from the exons ATGGAGATGAGCTTGGCCTACGCAGGCTCACCTTCGAGCTCTCTCTGCCCCAACCATGGCGTCTTGCGAACCCTTTTACCCATTTCAACCTTGGAAAAAAGCTTCGGCCCCAGTAGTAGCTGTAACCTCGGCAGTCTTACAAGTGGTCATACAGAAAGAAGAAGAGGCGCTCCGGCGATTAGGGCCTTGAAATCGGCGCCGTCTTCAAGACGAACTCTGTCGAGTAATTGGGATATTAGTCAAGATTGCTTTTCTGCAACTTCAGCTCCTTCGTGGATGCCTAGATTGGAAGAGCTCGACACCACTAACATGCTTCTTCGTCAGAGAATTATCTTCTTGGGTTCTCAG GTTGATGATGTGACAGCAGATTTTATCATAAGCCAACTTTTGTTTCTGGATGCTGAAGATTCTACCAAAGATATAACGTTGTTTATCAATTCTCCTGGTGGTTCTGTTACTGCTG GAATGGGGATATATGATGCAATGAAACTGTGCAAAGCAGATGTTTCAACTGTTTGCCTAGGGCTTGCAGCATCAATGGGTGCATTTCTCCTTGCTTCTGGTACCAAAGGAAAGAGGTTTTGTATGCCCAATTCTAGAGTGATGATCCATCAACCACTTGGAACAGCTGGAGGCAAA GCATCAGAAATGGGTATACGGATTAGGGAAATGGTGTATCACAAGATTAAGCtgaacaaaatattttcaagaatCACAGGGAAGCCGGAATCACAG ATTGAACAGGATACAGATCGTGACAATTTCATGAATGCCTGGGAAGCCAAGGAATATGGGTTAATCGATGAAGTTATTGATGATGGGAAACCAGGATTAGTTGCGCCACTTTCAGATGCTGCTCCTCCACCGAAAACCCGCGTTTGGGATATGTGGAAAGTTGAAGGAAGCAGAAAAGCTAAGAAGAATTTGCCATCAGAGGATAAAATGTTGCAGAATGGAAATAATGGCGGTCCATCCGAAAAGGAAACACCTGCTTCTGTATGA